A window of Zingiber officinale cultivar Zhangliang chromosome 5A, Zo_v1.1, whole genome shotgun sequence contains these coding sequences:
- the LOC121981509 gene encoding transcription repressor OFP3-like, whose product MGNLRFRLSDILPNTWLKRMRDMGHRGRQSSRAAVAKPAAPLERKLLPNRASCYYSSRPEGERLSFSSKHRKASDSPFPVEPHRNSRKKKPLRASVVKPGSVGSSVCRSRELKTDESLPPAKSPSETWTRRRDCFVEFESDDVESWLNSGSCGFTSSATDLDSSKNSKLDEFELDSVLELKLPPISTKRSPKEVEFEDKIVDGNSWKDQNLILVKEKSTSEKPSHAKVGSPCRRRRLRTRANSPRFSSQKVHRQLPAATAQKKKGLPAGGVAVVKCSSDPQRDFRESMAEMIAENNIRSSEDLEELLACYLFLNSSEHHDVVVKAFRQIWFHLTDTI is encoded by the coding sequence ATGGGAAACCTCAGGTTTCGGCTCTCAGACATTTTGCCGAACACTTGGCTGAAAAGGATGAGGGACATGGGTCACCGGGGAAGACAGTCTTCGAGAGCGGCGGTGGCAAAGCCTGCCGCGCCGCTTGAGAGGAAGCTGCTTCCCAATAGAGCGTCTTGCTACTACTCCAGCAGGCCAGAGGGTGAAAGGTTGTCCTTCTCGTCCAAGCACCGCAAGGCCTCGGACTCGCCCTTCCCCGTTGAGCCTCACCGGAACTCGAGGAAGAAGAAGCCCCTCCGCGCTTCGGTTGTGAAGCCCGGGTCGGTCGGTTCCTCTGTCTGCCGCTCTAGGGAATTGAAGACGGATGAATCGTTGCCGCCGGCGAAGTCGCCGTCGGAGACGTGGACGCGTCGGCGTGACTGCTTCGTGGAGTTCGAGTCCGACGACGTGGAGTCGTGGTTGAACTCTGGAAGCTGCGGGTTTACGTCCTCCGCCACGGACCTGGACTCCAGCAAGAACTCTAAGCTGGATGAGTTCGAGCTCGACTCGGTCTTGGAGCTCAAACTCCCTCCGATCTCGACGAAGAGATCGCCCAAAGAAGTCGAATTCGAGGACAAGATCGTGGATGGCAACTCGTGGAAGGATCAAAATCTAATCTTGGTGAAGGAGAAGAGCACGAGCGAGAAACCAAGCCATGCGAAGGTGGGCTCTccctgccgccgccgccgcctccggaCTCGAGCCAACTCGCCGCGATTCTCTAGCCAAAAGGTCCACCGCCAGCTTCCCGCGGCCACAGCGCAGAAGAAGAAGGGACTTCCGGCGGGGGGCGTCGCCGTGGTAAAGTGCTCGTCGGATCCGCAGAGGGACTTCCGGGAGTCGATGGCGGAGATGATCGCGGAGAACAACATCCGGTCGTCGGAGGATTTAGAGGAGCTGCTTGCTTGCTATCTCTTTCTCAACTCCAGCGAGCATCACGACGTCGTCGTCAAGGCCTTCCGCCAGATTTGGTTCCATCTCACTGACACGATCTAA